CGACACGCGTCCCGCTCGGCAGCATCCGCGTAATCGCGAAACGGTTCCCCTGCCCGCGGCGCATGTCCACCTCGAGCTGATCGGTGATCCAGCGTGCACGCTCCTGGGCCGCGAGCCCCTGCACCACGATGAGGAGCAACGCGAGTGCGAGGCCACGGACTGCGCGCCCCCGGGATCCGCCAGTTTCCCGATCTCGTTCTGCCATGCCTTCCCCCTCCTTCAGCCGAGACAGACTTTACCACAGATATCAGCCTTAACAGGCTGATATCAATGCCGTATCAATTAAGGAACTTTGCCATGATCCACGCCTGCCGGCGCAATCTCGAGGCCGCCCTGAAGCCTGTCGTGCCCGCGGCTTTGGCCGAAGCCGGAGGCACGAAATCCAACGATGCCCGCCCGCGCGTCTCGCTCGCCGGACTGGCCGGCGACATCGGTCTGTTCCTTGCGGACGCCCGAGCGGGCGGAGACCGCCGGAAAGAGCGCCAGCCCGGGTTCAATCCGATGGCAGCGTTGCCGAAGGCGGCAGCGCCGGACGCAGGAACGAGGCCCGGTAGTGGCGCAACTCGGCTATGGAGTCGCGAATATCCGCCAGCGCCAGATGCGTGCCGTTCTTCGCCACTCCGGTGAGTACGTCCGGCGCCCAGAGACCTGCGAGTATCTTCAGGGTACTCACGTCCAGGTTGCGATAGTGAAAGTAGCGCTCGAGATCGGGCATCTCCCGGGCGAGAAAGCGGCGGTCCTGGCAAATGCTGTTGCCGCACATCGGCGAGGCTCCGCTCACAACGTGGGCGCTGAGAAACTCCAGCGTCCGGCGTTCCGCCTCGGCAGCAGCAATACGGCTCGCACGTACGCGCGCGAGCAGGCCGGAGCGGCCGTGCTGACGCGTGTTCCATTCATCCATGCGCGAGAGCACGTCATCGGGCTGATGGATCGCAATCACCGGACCCTCGGCGATGGTATCCAGACTGGAGTCCGTCACGATTGTCGCGATCTCGATGATAGAATCGCGCTGGCTGTCGAGGCCGGTCATTTCCAGGTCGATCCATATCAATCTGTCGGCCGCATTGTTCATGTGCCGCCATCCGCACGCTGCTGCATCAGGCCGGATTCTAGCAAAGCCGTTCCACCGGCGGCCGCCACACCACCGCTCCGTGCCGCCGTGACGCCAGTGGCCGACTCAATCGGACTCGTGGTCGCGGCGCACGGGCAACGCGGTGTGCTCGACGCGGACGGGGTTCGTTACGCGTTCCTGGTAAAGGGCCGCCGCCAGCGCATCGTATGCGGAGACCGGGTCCGGTTCCGGCCGGACGGGACGTCGGGTCCGGTGCTCGTGACCGCCATCGAACCACGCCTTGGCGTGCTCGCGCGCGTCGCCCGGCACGACGGTCACGCGGAGGTCATGGCGGCCAATCTGACACAACTGGTCCTGGTGTGCGCCCCGCGCCCGGAGCCCGACTGGTTCCTGGCGGATCGTTTTCTCTGCGCAGCCGAGCTCGCGGGCTGCCAGGGACTGCTCGTCTGGAACAAGGCTGACCTCGGCGCCCCGGATGCCCCTCCCCTCGACGAGTACCGTGCGCTCGGCTATCGGGTTCTTGCCGTGTCCGCCCGTTCCGGCGCCGGCATCACGATGCTGGCTGCAGAACTGGCGGGGCAGGTCGGCGCACTGGTTGGGCAATCCGGCGTCGGCAAATCGTCGCTGATCAACGCCCTGGTGCCAGGCGCCGCCGCGGTAATCGGGGCGTTGTCTGCGGCCGGCAGTTTCGGCACGCAGACGACGACCGCAACGCTGATGTACGACGTCGGCCGCTCCGGCCGCCTGATCGATACCCCTGGGGCTCGCACGTTCGTGCCTGCCGTGGACTCCATACGCCTCGACCAGGGATTTCCGGAACTGCGCCGTCTTGCTCCCGGCTGCCGTTTCACCGATTGCACTCACAGTCACGAGCCCGGCTGCGCAGTCCTGGACGCATTAGAGGACGGATCGGTCTCGGCGCGTCGCTACGACAACTACCAGAAGCTGCGGGTGATCGTCGGCGCTCCCGGCCGATGAACGAACATCTCACCGCACCGCGCCGGCACTCGCGCGGGCCGCCACTTAAAGATCCTGTACGTCGTCCACCGTCACGCGACCCGCAATGGCACGCGACAGGGTCCCGCCATCCACGTATTCGAGTTCGCCACCAATCGGCACGCCATGAGCGATGCGGGTGGTCTTCAGTCCGCCGCGACGCGCGATCGATGCCAGGTAGGAGGCAGTCGCTTCACCCTCCACCGTCGCGCTGGTAGCCAGGATCACTTCGCGCACCATGCCACCGGCCAGCCGCTCGACAAACTGCTCTACCCCCAGCTCGGCGGGTCCGACGCCATCGAGGGGTGACAAGCGTCCGTGCAGGACGAAGTAAAGCCCCCGATAGCCGGCGGACTCCTCGACCGCAATGACGTCAGCCGGCGACTCGACCACGCAGAGCAGGCCGCTGTCGCGACTCGCTGCCGCACATACCGGGCACAGCTCGTCCTCGGCGAACATGCGGCAGTTGCGGCAGCGCCCGACGCCCTGAAGAGCCTCCTGCAGGGCAAGCAGCAGCGCCTGTGCGCCTTCGCGGTCGCGTTCGAGCATGTGAAAAGCCATGCGCTGCGCTGTCTTCGGGCCGACGCCCGGCAGGCGACGCAAGGCGAGCAGGAACTGCTGCAGGCGCGGCGAAAACTTCATGGCAGGCGAATCGGCCGGCGCCTCAGAAAGGCATCTTCAGCCCACCGGGAAGGTTCACACCCGACGTCAGCCCGGCGCAGCGCTCCTGGACCGCGCGTTCGACCTTGCGCAGCGCGTCATTGAAGGCAGCGACCAGTACGTCCTCGAGCATTTCGCGGTCGCCGCCGCTCACGAGGCTCGGATCGATGCTGATCGACTTGACCTGCTGGCCGCAGGTCATGGTCAGTCTGACCAGGCCGCCGCCCGCTTCCCCCTGGACCTCCTGGTTCGCGAGTTCGGCCTGCGCCTTCTGCATCTCGGCCTGCATACGCTGGGCCTGTTTGAGCAATTGCCCGAGGTCTGGTTTCATGAGTTCCGCTCCTTCGATTCCTGTGGACGCCGACCGCGGTGATCGCGGCGTGGCCCCGTATCCTCTCGCACGACCGGCTTGATCGACCCGGGCACCAGTTCGGCGCCGAACATGCTCGAGAGATCGCGCACGTTCGGGTCCGACTCGATGGCGTCGCGGGCCCGGCGCAGCGCTTCGCCCTGTTCCTCTTCAGCGCGCGCGGCAAGCGTGTCGTGCGCATCGCCACGAAGCTCGATAGTGACCTGGAGCGCCGCGCCACGCCGCTCACGGATCGCAGCAATCACGCGATTTTTCTGCTGCTCCGTGAGCAGGTGCGCATTCGCCGGATCGATGCTGAGTCGAAGCTCGGTTGCCGTGCTGCTGACGAGCGCGGTGTGCATGGCCAACTGGCGGGCTGCACCGTCGAGGCCCAACCCCTGCACGAAACCGGTCCACTCATCTCCGACCCGAAGCGGTGCAGCGCTCGCAGCCCTGCGTCCGCCGCCTGCGGCCACAGCAGCCGGCGCCGCAACCGAACCCGACGCGGGCACCACGGGCTGGCTCACCGGCTCGGGGCGGAAGGCCAGCATGCGCAGGACAGCCATCTCGAAGCCGATGCGCGGATCGGGCCCGACCGGCAGATCGCGCCGGCTGGTGACAGCAATCTGGTAATTGAGTTGCGTAGTCTCGGGATCGAAGCGCGACGCGAGCGCAGTCAGCGCCGCCGCATCGTCTTCCTCGTCGAGCGCCGCCTCACCCGCAATCTGAATGATCGCAAGGCGCTGCAGCACGGTGGCAATGTCATCGAGCAGGCTGCCGTAATCGGGCGCCAGTTCGTCGAGTTCGCGGATACAGCGAAGGAGCCTGGCCGCGTCACCCTCCGCCAGCGCCTCCAGGAGCGCGAGCACCCGGTTGCGATCGATGCTGCCGAGCATCTCGGCGACGTCGGACTCGCGCAGGGTCTCGTTGCCATAGGCAAGCGCCTGGTCAAGCAGGCTGAGCCCGTCGCGCATGCTGCCCGCCGCCGCCCGGGCAAGGCGCGTGAGCGCGCCCGGCTCGGCCTTGATGCGCTCGGAGTCGCAGATGGCCGACATGCGGCCGACGATCAGCGCCATCGGCAGGCGCTTGAGGTTGAACTGCAGGCATCTCGACAGCACGGTGACCGGCAACTTCTGCGGGTCAGTGGTCGCGAACAGGAACTTGACGTGTGGCGGCGGCTCTTCGAGCGTCTTCAACAGCGCGTTGAAGGACTGTTTGCTCAGCATGTGCACCTCGTCGATGAGGTACACCTTGTATCGGCCCGCACTCGGCGTGTATTGCACGTTGTCGAGCAGCTCCCGGGTGTCATCCACACCGGTGCGCGATGCCGCATCGACCTCGATGAGATCCACGAAGCGCCCCTCCTCGATGGCCGTGCAGGCACCACACTTGCCACAGGGCGTTGCCGTCACGCCCTCGTCGCAATTCAGGCAACGCGCCAGGATCCGCGCCACGGTAGTCTTGCCGACACCGCGGGTGCCGGCAAACAGGAAGGCATGGTGCACGCGGCCCGAGGTGAGCGCGTTGGCGAGCGCCCGCACCACGTGGGGCTGACCCACCACGTCCTCGAAGCCGCGGGGCCGCCATTTGCGCGCCAGCGCCAGGTAACTCATCGGATCGGTAATGCCTTGTATGTGATTATCGGCCGGAAAAAAGCGAGTCCGCGCCAGCCCGGCCCCGGCGCCCGGCATCACCGCTACCGCTGCTCCCTTCCGGGCCTGACGGGGTTTACGACTAGCCGCCGCGGGGAGACCGACGCGGACCCGGGGCAAGCGTATGCGTCCGCCCCCCATTCGGCAAGGACTTGCAGCGTGCCATCCCGGCGTGCTTGCGGGCTGGAAATAGCGGGTGGAATAATGCCCGCGCGAGGCCATCCATCCATGATCAACCATCTCCGATCCGACCCCAGCTGGCACGTCTCCGCCGTGAAGTGCGTGCTTGCGGCCGGACTGGCCGCGCTGGTCGCTGCCTGCGGTACCCGCACCAGCGTTACTGGGACCTGGGATGAACCGCGCAGCACCGCAGTGCCGTTCGAACACGTGCTCGTGGTGGCGGTCTCGCCCAATTCGCGCCTGCGGCGCAGCTTCGAACAGGCAATGTCAGATCTCATCGCCGCCGGCAAGGGCAGCACGGCGTCCGCCTCGATCAGCGTGGGCAAGGCCACGCAGCCCCTGACGCGGGACACGATCAGCGCGATGGTCCGCGCCAGCGGCGCCGATGCCGTGCTGGTCACCCGCCTGGCCAGTCGCCGCGTGGCGCTCGAGGAAGGTGAAACGCGTGTCGGGGTGAAGACCCAGCGCCCGTCGAGCCTGAGCGACGGACCGGGCCTGGTCAATCTCTTCAGCCAGACGTATCACGAGTACGAAGAGGCCGGCGAAATCAGCGCCCGCTCAGACGCCGTGCTCGAGTCCTCGCTCTTCGCGGCGGACGACGGTGGGCGGCTCGTCTATACGCTCACCACCAGGGCCGAATTCGATGAAGGCCAGGATGACGTCGTTGCCGACATCACCACCGCGATCGTTCGTCAGTTGCGCCGCGCGGGATTGATCCGCTGACGCCAGTCGCGACCCGTCCGATCACCTCTCGCCCAGCACCGGCAGAACCGCCGCCTCGAACTCCGCCATCGGCTTTCCGCCCTGCAAGCGTGCGTGTACCTTGCCCTGGCGGTCCAGCACATAACTCGTCGGCAGCAGCTCGTTCCACGCCGGATCCAGCACGCTCACCATGGCATCCATGTCCGGGGTCAACCGGATGAAGGTCTGAAAATCCGGGAACCACTTCGCGAGAAAAGGCATCACGACCCGGTCGATGTCCTCTGGCTCGTCGAGCGAAACCGCCACCAGGCGCAAACCCTGCTCGCGGTGCTTTTTCTCCAGCGCCATGAGGTCGGGAATTTCCTTCAGGCAGGGCCGGCACCAGGTCGCCCAGAAGTTCACCAGCACCACCTCGCCGCGGTGCTCGTCGAGCACCGCGCGAAACTGTGTGGCGTCCAGCGGCGTGACCTGGCCGGCCGTCTTGCCGGCCGCCTCGCCGGTGTTACCGACCAGCATGGTGACGAACAACAAAGACGCAAAAACCTGAACTGCTCGCATGACTTTGGCCCCACTGTAACCGCAGGCTTCAGTGTATACGCACTGGCTCAGCGCGTCAGACGGCTTTTCACCGCTGATATGAAGCACTCTTTCCGGGGCGCAGCGTCGTGTCCTGCTGGAGAGGTTGGCCTCACCCCTGCGGGCGCCTGCGGCGTCCAAGACTGCTCTGCAGTTTTGTCAAACCCTGTTGTCTGATTCGCGGGTTCGAATCCGACAACGTGAACCGTAGAAATGAAAAGAACCCCGTCGCGGGGCTCTTTTCATTTCACTGGCGGTGGAGGCAGTCAGCAGCGAACCAGTCTCAGCCGGCAATTCCCTGCTGAACAGGAAAATTCAGGGAATTTTGCGGATTTCAGCTCTGTCAACAGCCGTCGAATCCCTCAAACTGCTTCCGCTACAAGCCTTTGCAGTGGAATTCCCAGCTCACCGCAACAGGGAATTGTTTCAGACACTGCAGGGAATGCGACAACCTCGAACAGGGATCTGCCGACTCCCCGCTCAGGCCCTTGCCTCGCTTGCAGCGGCCTTGGCCGGCCGTACCCGAATGCGCACTTCGACGCGCGATCCGAGCCGGTTAATGACGGACATCAGACGGTCCAAAGTGAAGCGCCCCAGGTCCGCATTGCGTATGCGGGAGAAGTCCGCCGCGGCAATGCCCGTCAGGCCCTGTGCAGCCCGTACGCTCAGGCCTTCACGATCCAGCACCTTGATGATCTCGGCAGCCAGCAGAACCTTGAGCTGCTCAGCATCCGCATTCGGGTGCCTCAGGTCGCGGAATGCATTCCCGCTGCCCCGCACCACGGCCAGTTTCCGGCTTTTCATCGCAACATCTCCTTCAATCGCCTCAGGCGCTCGCCCACCAGATCGATCTCGTGCTTCGGGGTCTTGATGCCCTGGGTGGACTTCTTCTGGAAGGCATGGAGCACCCAGATGTCATCGCCCAGTTGCACCGCGTAGACCACCCGGAAGGCATTGCCCCGAAACGGCAGCGCGATCTCGAATACCCCCGACTCGAGTCCCCTCAGGGGCTTGGCGATGTCCGCCTTGCCACCCTCCGCGGCAATCGTCAGGGCCGCGAGGCAGATGGTTTGGGCGCCCGGCGGAAAGGCCTGGAAGTCCTTCAGCGCTGCCCTGACCCAGGAAACCGGGCGCGTCTTGCGGGGTTCGGCCATTGGCGATCCAATAGCATTCAGGACGCAGATGTTGTCATATTTGACAACGGTCTGTCAAGATTCCATCATCCCGCCACCGGGCCGAGAATCCGATCCATTGCGCAGTCCGGCCCAAACTCTGGTGCCCTCCCAGTCTGGGCGAGATCCGGCTGGCCGGATACGGTACCCGGCCCATGCGCCACTGGATCGCCCTGCTCTCACACCTGCTGGTCAGCCTGCTAAAACTGTGCTGGCCAGGCGGCGCCCGCGCCGTGATCGCGGAATCGCTGCTCCTGAAGCATCAACTTCTGATTCTCAACCGCGGCCGGCAGCGGGCGCCGAACCTGCGGCCCCTGGATCGGGTCATTGCCGGCGCCTGTGCCGTACTCATTCGGCCGGGGCGCGTGCTGCGCACGGCGATTGTGCTGAAGCCCTCCACGATTCTGGCCTGCCACCGTGCGCTGGTACGCTCAAAGTATCGCTGGCTCTTCACCCCGAAGCGCCGTAGCCGACCCGGCCCGAGGGGCCCGTCAGCCGAAGTAGTTGCCGCCATCGTCGAGATGAAGCGCCGCAATCCGCGCTGGGGTTGCCCGCGCATCGCGCAACAGATCGCGCTCGCCTTTGGTGTGGAGATCGACAAGGACGTGGTGCGCCGCATTCTCGCCCGGCACTACCGACCGGAATCCGGCGGCGGCGGCCCCTCCTGACTCACCTTCCTCGGAAATCTCAAGGACAGTCTCTGGAGCGTTGATCTGTTCCGCTGCGAGTCACTCACCCTGCGCAGCCACTGGGTACTGCTCGTCATGGACCAGCACACGCGGCACATCATCGGCTGCCGCATGCATGCCGGCATTCTCGATGGCGTGGCGGTTTGCCGGATGTTCAACTTCGCCATCGCCGGACAAACGCTGCCGCGTTACCTCAGCACCGATCACGATCCGCTGTTCGAATTTCACCGCTGGCGGGCGAACCTGTGGGTGCTCGAGATCAATGAAATCAAGACCGTCCCGTATGTCCCGCTCTCCCACCCGTTCATCGAACGGCTCATCGGTACGCTCCGGCGCGAGTATCTCGACCAGATGCCGTTCTGGGGTGCGGCGGATCTTCGGCGAAAACTCGCTGAGTTTCAGGATTTCTACAATACCCATCGGGCCCATACCGCCCTCGGCGGGGAGACGCCGGCACAAACGGCCGGCGCGCCGGCTTCAGCTGCAATTTCTCTTCAGCATTTCGCGTGGCAATCCCATTGCCGCGGGTTGTTTCAGACGCCGGTGGCAGCGTGAATTAGGAATTCGCCAGGGACAGGTCGGCGATCGAGTAGACACACCGCGCAAGGCCCCAAGGGTCCATGTACCTCAAAGGATTGGCACCAACGTACCCGTACGTATTCAACCCGCCATCCAACTCAGTGGCCACCGAGAGCTCGACCATTTCTTCGACACATTCATGAGCGTTCCTCATGGGTCTTTGTCGAATCATCTGTCTAGTCGCCGCCAGTATCGCAGCGTAGCCTCCTCGCATCAGGAGGTGCCTCATGATTCGTCGTACTGTACTGAAAGGCATCGGGGCATTGGCCGCCCTGTCCGCGCTCGCGCCGCTCCGGAGCCCCGCCGCCGAGCCCCTGCGCATCGGCGTGATCGGCGCCGGCTGGCAGGGCGGCACCCTGGGCCGGCTGTGGGTCCGGGCCGGCCACGAGGTCATGTTCTCGTCGCGCAACCTGGATCGCGTGCGCGCTGACATCGCCGGGCTCGGCGCGCGGGCAACGGCCGGGACGTCGCAACAGGCCGCCGCCTTCGGATCGGTGCTGCTGTTCGCCACGCCCTACGACGCACTGCCGGAGCTGGGGCGGGAACTGGCGGAGGAGATCCGCGGCAAGATCGTCCTCGATGCCTGCAATCCGCCGGCGGGCAGCGCGCTGGCGCGGGAAGCGGAATCGATCGGTGTCGGGGTGATGTCCGCACGGCTGTTGCCGGGCACGCGGCTGGTGCGGGCGTTCAGCTCGGTCGATGCCACGCAGCTCGAGGCGTCGGCCGGGCGCAGCACCGACAAGCTTGCCGTGCCGCTGGCCAGCGACGACGAGGACGCCCTGCACGTGGCCGCGCAGCTGGTGCGCGATGCGGGCAGCGAGCCGGTGATCGTCGGCCCCCTGGCCGAAGCCAGGCTGTTCCAGCGCGGCGGCCCGGGCTTCCGCCTCCACACCAACGCGCCGGAGCTGCGACGTCGCCTCGGGCTCACGGAAGAAGTAACGAGCAAGTGATCAAGACGAGGATCATCACCATGAACAGGACGCTATTGGGAGTCGCGATGTGCGCGGCAGCGGCCAGCTCGGCGGGCGGTGCCGATGGATCGGCAACCGCACAGCAGATCACTCGCGCAGGCACGCAGGCCGCGACCACTGGACCTGCGGAGTACTTCACCGGCCGCGTGCGCGTCGATCCGCTGTTCTCCGCCAGCGACACCATCAATGCTTCTGCCGCCTACGTCACCTTCGAGCCGGGTGCGCGCTCGGCGTGGCACACGCACCCGGCCGGACAGCGGCTCGTCGTGGTGTCCGGCGTGGGCCTCACGCAGGAATGGGGCAAGGCCGTGCAGGAAATCCGCACCGGTGACGTGATCGTCTGCCCGCCCGGCATCAAGCACTGGCACGGTGCGGCATCGACGACCGCCATGACACATCTCGCCGTAACCGGCACGGTGGACGGCAAGAACGTGACCTGGATGGAGAAGGTCAGCGATGAGCAATACAACGCCCGTTAGCTTCGGCCCGGTCACGTTCACTGCTGCGTGGGCGATGGCTCTCTCGCTGATGAGCGCACTGGCCTTTGCTGCGCAACCGACCGAGGAATCCGCCATGACGCCCACTGTTCCCGCTTCGGAAACACTGTCGGCCCGGCAGCAGGCCATCCCCTTGATCGCGGCCTCCGTGGCCGCCAGCGACATGCAGCGACTCAATGCCGCCTTGAACCGCGGGCTCGACGCGGGCCTCACCGTCAGCGAAGCCAGGGAGATCCTGGTGCAGCTCTACGCCTACACCGGCTTTCCGCGCAGCCTCAACGCGCTCGGCGAACTGATGAAAGTGGTCGATGCGCGCAAGGCACGCGGTATCCAGGATGCACCGGGGCGCGAGCCCAGCCGGGCGATTCCGACCGGCGATGCGCTGATCGCGGCCGGCGCCGCCAACCAGACGATAATTTCCGGCGCGCCGGTCCAGGGTCCGCTGTTCGACTTTGCGCCGATCATCAACCAGTACCTGCAGGCGCACTTGTTTGGCGACATCTTCGAGCGCGACAACCTGGACTGGCAGAGCCGCGAGCTCGCGACCGTGGGCGCGCTGGCTGCCACGCCGGGTGTGGAGTCGCAGTTGCGTTCGCACATCGCGGCCAGCCTGCGAGTGGGCCTGACGGCTGCGCAATTGCGCCAGCTCATCGGGTTGCTGGCCGAAGGCGGCGACAGCGGTGCGGCCCAGCGCGCCCGCGAAGCTCTGGATCAGCACCTGGCGCAAACATCCAGGCCGTGACGACATCTGGCCTGGATAGCCCCTTCTTTCGACGCAGGAGAAGTCACATGAAAACCGCTGTCATGCACGGCGAGCCGCAGGACCACGCCGCATCCGATCGCCGCAGGTTCCTGGCCGGCACGCTCGGCGCGATGGCCGGCGCGCCGCTGATGACCGGCATGCCGGGCGTCGCGCGGGCACAGTCCGCCACGCCGGCCAGCGCCACCC
This genomic interval from Gammaproteobacteria bacterium contains the following:
- a CDS encoding NADPH-dependent F420 reductase, giving the protein MIRRTVLKGIGALAALSALAPLRSPAAEPLRIGVIGAGWQGGTLGRLWVRAGHEVMFSSRNLDRVRADIAGLGARATAGTSQQAAAFGSVLLFATPYDALPELGRELAEEIRGKIVLDACNPPAGSALAREAESIGVGVMSARLLPGTRLVRAFSSVDATQLEASAGRSTDKLAVPLASDDEDALHVAAQLVRDAGSEPVIVGPLAEARLFQRGGPGFRLHTNAPELRRRLGLTEEVTSK
- a CDS encoding YbaB/EbfC family nucleoid-associated protein codes for the protein MKPDLGQLLKQAQRMQAEMQKAQAELANQEVQGEAGGGLVRLTMTCGQQVKSISIDPSLVSGGDREMLEDVLVAAFNDALRKVERAVQERCAGLTSGVNLPGGLKMPF
- a CDS encoding type II toxin-antitoxin system RelE/ParE family toxin, whose protein sequence is MAEPRKTRPVSWVRAALKDFQAFPPGAQTICLAALTIAAEGGKADIAKPLRGLESGVFEIALPFRGNAFRVVYAVQLGDDIWVLHAFQKKSTQGIKTPKHEIDLVGERLRRLKEMLR
- the recR gene encoding recombination mediator RecR gives rise to the protein MKFSPRLQQFLLALRRLPGVGPKTAQRMAFHMLERDREGAQALLLALQEALQGVGRCRNCRMFAEDELCPVCAAASRDSGLLCVVESPADVIAVEESAGYRGLYFVLHGRLSPLDGVGPAELGVEQFVERLAGGMVREVILATSATVEGEATASYLASIARRGGLKTTRIAHGVPIGGELEYVDGGTLSRAIAGRVTVDDVQDL
- a CDS encoding TlpA disulfide reductase family protein gives rise to the protein MRAVQVFASLLFVTMLVGNTGEAAGKTAGQVTPLDATQFRAVLDEHRGEVVLVNFWATWCRPCLKEIPDLMALEKKHREQGLRLVAVSLDEPEDIDRVVMPFLAKWFPDFQTFIRLTPDMDAMVSVLDPAWNELLPTSYVLDRQGKVHARLQGGKPMAEFEAAVLPVLGER
- the rsgA gene encoding ribosome small subunit-dependent GTPase A; protein product: MADSIGLVVAAHGQRGVLDADGVRYAFLVKGRRQRIVCGDRVRFRPDGTSGPVLVTAIEPRLGVLARVARHDGHAEVMAANLTQLVLVCAPRPEPDWFLADRFLCAAELAGCQGLLVWNKADLGAPDAPPLDEYRALGYRVLAVSARSGAGITMLAAELAGQVGALVGQSGVGKSSLINALVPGAAAVIGALSAAGSFGTQTTTATLMYDVGRSGRLIDTPGARTFVPAVDSIRLDQGFPELRRLAPGCRFTDCTHSHEPGCAVLDALEDGSVSARRYDNYQKLRVIVGAPGR
- the orn gene encoding oligoribonuclease, giving the protein MNNAADRLIWIDLEMTGLDSQRDSIIEIATIVTDSSLDTIAEGPVIAIHQPDDVLSRMDEWNTRQHGRSGLLARVRASRIAAAEAERRTLEFLSAHVVSGASPMCGNSICQDRRFLAREMPDLERYFHYRNLDVSTLKILAGLWAPDVLTGVAKNGTHLALADIRDSIAELRHYRASFLRPALPPSATLPSD
- a CDS encoding carboxymuconolactone decarboxylase family protein; the encoded protein is MTPTVPASETLSARQQAIPLIAASVAASDMQRLNAALNRGLDAGLTVSEAREILVQLYAYTGFPRSLNALGELMKVVDARKARGIQDAPGREPSRAIPTGDALIAAGAANQTIISGAPVQGPLFDFAPIINQYLQAHLFGDIFERDNLDWQSRELATVGALAATPGVESQLRSHIAASLRVGLTAAQLRQLIGLLAEGGDSGAAQRAREALDQHLAQTSRP
- the dnaX gene encoding DNA polymerase III subunit gamma/tau produces the protein MSYLALARKWRPRGFEDVVGQPHVVRALANALTSGRVHHAFLFAGTRGVGKTTVARILARCLNCDEGVTATPCGKCGACTAIEEGRFVDLIEVDAASRTGVDDTRELLDNVQYTPSAGRYKVYLIDEVHMLSKQSFNALLKTLEEPPPHVKFLFATTDPQKLPVTVLSRCLQFNLKRLPMALIVGRMSAICDSERIKAEPGALTRLARAAAGSMRDGLSLLDQALAYGNETLRESDVAEMLGSIDRNRVLALLEALAEGDAARLLRCIRELDELAPDYGSLLDDIATVLQRLAIIQIAGEAALDEEDDAAALTALASRFDPETTQLNYQIAVTSRRDLPVGPDPRIGFEMAVLRMLAFRPEPVSQPVVPASGSVAAPAAVAAGGGRRAASAAPLRVGDEWTGFVQGLGLDGAARQLAMHTALVSSTATELRLSIDPANAHLLTEQQKNRVIAAIRERRGAALQVTIELRGDAHDTLAARAEEEQGEALRRARDAIESDPNVRDLSSMFGAELVPGSIKPVVREDTGPRRDHRGRRPQESKERNS
- a CDS encoding helix-turn-helix transcriptional regulator, with the protein product MKSRKLAVVRGSGNAFRDLRHPNADAEQLKVLLAAEIIKVLDREGLSVRAAQGLTGIAAADFSRIRNADLGRFTLDRLMSVINRLGSRVEVRIRVRPAKAAASEARA
- a CDS encoding integrase core domain-containing protein, whose product is MDQHTRHIIGCRMHAGILDGVAVCRMFNFAIAGQTLPRYLSTDHDPLFEFHRWRANLWVLEINEIKTVPYVPLSHPFIERLIGTLRREYLDQMPFWGAADLRRKLAEFQDFYNTHRAHTALGGETPAQTAGAPASAAISLQHFAWQSHCRGLFQTPVAA
- a CDS encoding helix-turn-helix domain-containing protein, with translation MRHWIALLSHLLVSLLKLCWPGGARAVIAESLLLKHQLLILNRGRQRAPNLRPLDRVIAGACAVLIRPGRVLRTAIVLKPSTILACHRALVRSKYRWLFTPKRRSRPGPRGPSAEVVAAIVEMKRRNPRWGCPRIAQQIALAFGVEIDKDVVRRILARHYRPESGGGGPS
- a CDS encoding cupin domain-containing protein, whose translation is MNRTLLGVAMCAAAASSAGGADGSATAQQITRAGTQAATTGPAEYFTGRVRVDPLFSASDTINASAAYVTFEPGARSAWHTHPAGQRLVVVSGVGLTQEWGKAVQEIRTGDVIVCPPGIKHWHGAASTTAMTHLAVTGTVDGKNVTWMEKVSDEQYNAR